The Chroicocephalus ridibundus chromosome 2, bChrRid1.1, whole genome shotgun sequence genome includes a region encoding these proteins:
- the LOC134511374 gene encoding LOW QUALITY PROTEIN: acrosin-like (The sequence of the model RefSeq protein was modified relative to this genomic sequence to represent the inferred CDS: deleted 2 bases in 2 codons) produces MNFIPLLVLLAMCWPMPAHGTTVGTCRLWPMASYCSTSCIAGGTDAQLGAWPWIVSIQDPWETGTRRICGGSLISPQWGLTAAHCFIEARHVAMWWVVIRVGQLTQLGPEAQVRNIKQVHEHYSNISERNDIALLELDQPVQYSYYTQLTYVPDAPLRVSELRTCHISGWGSTTARSGGSTDLLQKAKVHLIDVNLCNCSRWYRGAIHTHNLCAGCPQGGIDTCQGDSGGPLVCKHNNADQFWLVGVTSWGKGCARANQPRVYTSTQHFYDWILVQVGLHPAVRATPSIRAWSHFLTASTTFQTPRTISTQLSRFSSCPFPLQKLVEFFTQLQELLQVLRGKKAGAAG; encoded by the exons ATGAATTTTATTCCcctcctcgtcctgctggccatgtGCTGGCCCATGCCGGCACATGGGACAACTGTGG GGACCTGTAGGCTCTGGCCCATGGCTTCTTACTGCAGCACCTCATGCATTGCAGGTGGCACAGATGCCCAGCTGGGGGCCTGGCCCTGGATTGTCAGCATCCAGGATCCCTGGGAAACAGGCACAAGGCGTATATGTGGAGGGTCCCTCATCAGCCCACAGTGG GGGCTCACAGCAGCCCACTGCTTCATCGAGGCCAG GCATGTCGCGATGTGGTGGGTGGTGATCAGGGTCGGCCAGTTGACTCAGCTAGGCCCTGAGGCCCAAGTGCGCAATATTAAGCAGGTTCATGAACACTACAGTAATATCTCAGAGAGGAACGACATTGCATTGCTGGAATTGGACCAGCCTGTCCAGTACAGCTACTACACACAGCTCACCTACGTGCCCGATGCCCCACTGAGAGTGTCAGAGCTGAGAACCTGCCACATCAGTGGTTGGGGCTCCACGACTGCAAGAT CTGGAGGATCAACTGATCTTCTGCAGAAGGCCAAGGTTCACCTCATTGATGTCAACCTCTGTAACTGCAGCCGATGGTACAGAGGGGCCATCCACACCCACAACTTGTGTGCTGGCTGTCCGCAGGGTGGCATCGACACCTGCCAG gGTGACAGCGGTGGTCCTCTTGTGTGCAAACACAACAACGCTGACCAATTCTGGCTGGTTGGAGTGACCAGCTGGGGGAAAGGCTGTGCCAGAGCAAACCAGCCCAGAGTCTACACCTCCACTCAGCACTTTTATGACTGGATCCTGGTACAGGTGGGACTGCACCCAGCAGTAAGGGCTACTCCCAGCATC CGGGCATGGAGTCATTTTCTCACCGCTTCAACCACCTTTCAGACGCCAAGGACAATATCAACACAATTGAGCAGGTTTAGCTCCTGCCCATTTCCGCTCCAGAAGCTGGTGGAATTCTTTACTcagctgcaggagctcttgcaggtcctaaggggaaaaaaggctggagcagcaggatgA